A part of Brassica rapa cultivar Chiifu-401-42 chromosome A05, CAAS_Brap_v3.01, whole genome shotgun sequence genomic DNA contains:
- the LOC103868292 gene encoding probable zinc metalloprotease EGY1, chloroplastic, protein MGTLTSVAFAAATNIRFRSFHCNLGKKIKTPMPKVTSPLRERYCFSSPEETRVFKAVKCLGNDQNGSRGIDGGENRDTKSSVIRDSTVETASREEEDDDADEKSNTSSINEFGSDKTPYVSSRPSTESPIDPTYSSSFQIDSFKLMELLGPERVDPADVKLIKDNIFGYSTFWVTKEEPFGDLGEGILFLGNLRGKREDVFAKLQRKLAELAGDKYNLFMIEEPNSEGPDPRGGARVSFGLLRKEVSEPGPTTLWQYVIAFILFLLTIGSSVELGIASQINRLPPEVVRYFTDPNAVEPPDMELLYPFVDSALPLAYGVLGILLFHELGHFLAAVPKKVKLSIPYFIPNITLGSFGAITQFKSILPDRSTKVDISLAGPFAGAALSVSMFAVGLFLSTNPDAASDLVQVPSMLFQGSLLLGLISRATLGYAAMHATTVSIHPLVIAGWCGLTTTAFNMLPVGCLDGGRAVQGAFGKNVLVTFGLSTYVMLGLRVLGGPLALPWGLYVLICQRTPEKACLNDVTEVGTWRKALVGTAIILVVLILLPVWDELAEEVGIGLVNTF, encoded by the exons ATGGGGACTCTCACGAGCGTGGCTTTCGCAGCTGCCACTAACATCAGATTCCGATCGTTTCATTGCAATCTCGGGAAGAAGATTAAGACACCAATGCCTAAGGTTACTTCACCATTGAGAGAGAGATACTGTTTCTCTAGCCCTGAGGAAACCCGCGTTTTTAAGGCTGTAAAGTGTTTAGGGAATGATCAAAACGGTAGCAGAGGAATCGACGGCGGAGAAAACAGAGACACCAAGTCGTCCGTTATTAGAGATTCAACTGTTGAAACTGCTTCgcgtgaagaagaagatgatgatgcagACGAGAAAAGTAACACTAGCAGCATCAACGAGTTCGGTTCCGACAAGACTCCTTATGTTTCTTCAAGG ccaTCAACTGAATCTCCTATTGATCCAACATACAGCAGCAGCTTCCAAATAGACTCATTTAAGCTAATGGAGCTTCTTGGACCTGAGAGAGTAGACCCTGCAGATGTCAAGTTAATAAAGGACAACATCTTTGGCTATTCAACATTCTGGGTGACGAAAGAAGAACCCTTTGGGGATCTCGGAGAGGGCATCCTATTTCTTGGGAACTTAAGAGGAAAAAGGGAAGATGTTTTTGCAAAGCTTCAAAGAAAACTGGCCGAGCTTGCTGGCGATAAGTATAATTTGTTCATGATCGAGGAGCCTAACTCGGAGGGACCAGATCCACGCGGCGGTGCACGTGTTAGCTTTGGTCTGCTTCGTAAAGAAGTCTCGGAGCCAGGACCAACCACGCTCTGGCAGTATGTGATTGCCTTCATATTGTTCCTTCTGACTATTGGTTCCTCTGTAGAATTGGGAATTGCTTCTCAG ATTAACCGTCTACCTCCTGAGGTGGTAAGGTATTTCACCGATCCAAATGCTGTTGAACCACCTGATATGGAGCTTTTGTATCCATTTGTAGATTCTGCATTGCCTTTGGCATATGGTGTCTTGGGAATTCTTTTGTTTCAT GAATTGGGGCACTTTCTTGCTGCAGTTCCAAAGAAAGTAAAGCTTAGCATTCCTTACTTCATTCCAAACATTACACTCGGAAGTTTTGGTGCAATCACACAG TTCAAGTCGATTCTTCCCGACCGGAGTACAAAAGTTGACATTTCGCTAGCTGGTCCATTTGCTGGAGCTGCACTCTCAGTTTCCATGTTTGCTGTTGGTCTGTTTCTATCTACTAACCCAGATGCAGCTAGCGATCTGGTGCAGGTCCCTAGCATGTTATTCCAAGGTTCATTACTTCTTGGACTCATCAGCCGAGCAACCCTGGGATACGC AGCTATGCATGCTACAACAGTTTCGATCCACCCGCTTGTTATTGCTGGATG GTGTGGTTTAACAACAACGGCTTTTAATATGCTTCCTGTTGGGTGTTTGGATGGAGGAAGAGCTGTACAG GGCGCATTTGGGAAAAATGTACTGGTTACATTTGGGTTGTCAACCTATGTAATGCTTGGACTCAGAGTG CTCGGTGGCCCTTTGGCACTTCCTTGGGGTCTCTACGTGCTAATCTGCCAG AGAACACCCGAAAAAGCATGCCTGAACGATGTGACCGAGGTTGGAACATGGAGGAAGGCACTTGTCGGGACAGCAATTATTCTGGTTGTTTTGATACTCCTGCCTGTATGGGACGAACTCGCAGAAGAGGTAGGCATAGGGCTTGTAAACACATTTTGA